Genomic DNA from Amycolatopsis alba DSM 44262:
AGGAGGCTTTCGCCGAGTTCCGCGCCGCGGGGGTCGATCACGTGGTGTGCGAAGAGAAGCACATGGGATCGCGGGCTGTCGTGCTCGTGTGCCGTGCCGACGACGTGGCTCCCGCGCGGTTCGGGATCCAGGGACCGGGCGCGGTCTACACCCGCACCGGGCGGCCGTTCTTCACGCCGGAGCAGAACGCGCTGCTGCTCGCCGGGGTGCGGGAAGCCGCGTCGGAGCTGTTCGAGGAGCTGGACACCGGCTGGCTGTTGCTCGACGCGGAGTTGCTGCCGTGGAGCGCGAAGGCGGGGTCGCTGATCTCGGGCCAGTACGCGGCCGTGGGCGCGGCTGCCCAGTCCGTGCTGCCCGCCGCCGTCACCGCACTGGACGCGGCCGCCGCTCGCGGGATCGACGTGTCGGAACTCCTGACGCGGACACGGACCCGTGAGTCCACTGTGGACGCGTACCGGCAGGCGTACCGGCGGTACTGCTGGCCGACCGACGGACTCGACGGCGTCCGGCTCGCGCCGTTCCAGGTGCTGGCCTCGGAAGGACACTCGTACCACGACCGTCCGCACGACTGGCACCTCTCACTGCTGGACCGGCTGACCGGCGACCTGTTCACACGCACGCGGACACTGGCCGTCGACACCACCGACCCGGCTTCGGTGGCGCGCGGCGTCGACTGGTGGCTGGAGCTGACCGGCGCGGGCGGCGAGGGAATGGTCGTCAAACCGGCGGCGAACCTGACACGCGGCACGCGCGGCCTGGTTCAGCCGGGAGTGAAGGTGCGCGGGCGCGAGTACCTGCGGATCATCTACGGGCCGGACTACACGCTGCCGGAGAACCTCGAACGGCTGCGCAAGCGCGGGCTGAACCGGAAGCGGGCGCTGGCGTTGCGTGAGTACGCGCTGGGGCTGGAGGCGCTGGAGCGGCTGGCGCGCGGGGAACCGCTGTGGCGGGTGCACGAGTGCGTGTTCGCGGTGCTGGCGCTGGAGTCGGATCCGGTCGACCCGCGCCTCTGACCCGCACCGCTCGTGAGTTAGAGCCGAGGGTGTCTTTGGTAGGTGGCGGTGTCGTGTGTCCGTTGGGACGACTCGCGTGACGGGATGGACGACACGTGTGTCTGGCGGGACGACTCGCGTGTCCCAGCCAGCCCGCGTGTGGCGTCCGTTCAATCACGCGTGTCGTCCATTGGCTCACGCGTGTCGTCCCTTCTGTCACGTGAGTTCGCAGCCGCGGGTGTCGCGAAAGCCACTTTCGCGACGTCTGATGTCCCGAAAGTGGCTTTCGCGGCACTGCCCGGCCTTACTGGACGCGGGGTCAGCCGGGCAGGGGCCGTGAACGAGCCAGAGGTGCATGGGTGTCCTGAAGGCCCCCTTTGAGACGTTCAACGTCTCAAAGGGGGCCTTCAGGACACCGCGACAACCGCCCTCGCGACGGTCGTGAGCGGTAAGGACCGCCAGAACCCGAAACGCCGCTCACGACGCGTCAGTCGGATTTGGCGACCGGCTTCTCCGCCTTCTCAGCGGACTCGGCGGGCTTCTCCGCGTCAGCCTCCGAAGAAGCCGCAGGAGCCGCAGGAGCCTCCTCGGCGGGTTCGTCGAAACTCGCCGGAAGCCGCTTCAGATGCTTGGTCATCGACCGCACCAGCAGCGCGACGGCGATCAAGAACAGGATCAGGATCAGGAAACCCACCGGCGAAGACTTGCCGAAGTCCTCGCCTTGGCCGCCGTTGTCGCCGTTGCCGGGCTGCTGCGCCAGGAACTGCGACGACACCGTCACTCCGATGACGGCGAACGCCGGCACACCGAAACTCATCTAGCCCTCCTTCAAGCCGGCGAACAGATCGTCCTCCGGCAGGGTGCTGTCCACCAGTGAGCGGACCAGCTCGTACTCCTCGGTCGGCCAGACCTCGCGCTGCAGGTCGCGCGGGACGGCGAACCAGCGGCTGTTCGGGTCGATCTGGGTGGCGTGCGCCTTGAGGGCCTCGTCACGCTGCTCGAAGTAGTCGCCGCATTCGACGCGGGTGGTCACCCGGTCCATGACGTCGGCCTTCTCCGGGTCCCACGACTTGAGCCACTCCTCGTACGGCGACTCCAGGCCGCGCGCGAGCAGGCCTTCGTGGAACACGGTCATCCTGGCGCGCGAGAACCCGTGCACGTAGTACAGCTTCATCGGCTGCCACGGCTCGCCCGCGTCCGGGTAGCGCTCCGCCTCGCCGGCGGCGTCGAAGGCCGCGACCGAGATCTCGTGCGTGCGGATGTGGTCGGGGTGTGGGTACCCGCCGTTCTCGTCGTAGGTGACGATCACGTGCGGGCGGAACTCGCGGATGACCTTCACCAGGGCGCCGGTGGACTCTTCGAGCGGGATGACCGCGAACGAGCCTTCCGGGACCGGGGGCAGCGGGTCACCCTCGGGCAGCCCCGAGTCGATGAACCCGAGCCACACGTGGCTCACGCCGAGGATCTTGGCCGCGCGGGCCATCTCCTCCCGGCGGATCTCGGTCATGTTGGTCAAGACTTCAGGACGGTCCATGGCCGGGTTCAGCACACTGCCCGCTTCGCCGCCGGTACAGGTCACGACCATGACCTCGTGCCCTTCGGCGGCGTACTTGGCCATCGTGGCCGCGCCCTTGCTCGACTCGTCGTCAGGGTGCGCGTGCACCGCCATCAGGCGGAGGCGTGACTTCAACGGTTCATCGGCTGACACCATGCTCCGAACGTCCCCTTCTCGTTCCCTATTCCCCTGCCACCCTGCCTGATGGCCCGCCCGGCCTGGCGCGGATACTCGAGGGGAACCACTCGCAT
This window encodes:
- the mca gene encoding mycothiol conjugate amidase Mca, encoding MVSADEPLKSRLRLMAVHAHPDDESSKGAATMAKYAAEGHEVMVVTCTGGEAGSVLNPAMDRPEVLTNMTEIRREEMARAAKILGVSHVWLGFIDSGLPEGDPLPPVPEGSFAVIPLEESTGALVKVIREFRPHVIVTYDENGGYPHPDHIRTHEISVAAFDAAGEAERYPDAGEPWQPMKLYYVHGFSRARMTVFHEGLLARGLESPYEEWLKSWDPEKADVMDRVTTRVECGDYFEQRDEALKAHATQIDPNSRWFAVPRDLQREVWPTEEYELVRSLVDSTLPEDDLFAGLKEG